From Methanocella paludicola SANAE, a single genomic window includes:
- a CDS encoding DUF2124 domain-containing protein, giving the protein MYKVVETTKGLSPLLKTFKAQMAALGMQRAHKIVFLGSAGTCVPFIELFAYTIRNDHVEMFLVPDAILEETRSVWHVPGIGMQAGGAADPHGADFVIVLGGLSMPGSKVDAAGTAERIKAILKPGGKVMGICFMSMFEKAGWYGKVPFDVVIDANIDPIQVQKFEP; this is encoded by the coding sequence ATGTATAAAGTCGTAGAGACCACAAAAGGGCTTTCGCCTTTGCTGAAGACGTTTAAGGCGCAGATGGCGGCGCTGGGCATGCAGCGCGCCCATAAGATCGTGTTCCTCGGCAGCGCGGGCACCTGCGTGCCCTTCATCGAGCTGTTCGCATACACCATCCGGAACGACCACGTGGAGATGTTCCTGGTCCCCGATGCGATCCTGGAGGAGACCCGGTCCGTCTGGCATGTGCCCGGTATAGGCATGCAGGCCGGGGGCGCTGCTGACCCGCACGGCGCCGACTTCGTTATTGTTTTAGGCGGCCTGTCGATGCCCGGCAGCAAGGTGGACGCCGCTGGCACTGCGGAGCGTATTAAGGCTATCCTGAAGCCCGGCGGAAAAGTCATGGGCATTTGCTTCATGAGCATGTTCGAGAAGGCCGGCTGGTACGGTAAGGTGCCCTTCGACGTGGTCATTGATGCGAATATCGACCCGATCCAGGTGCAGAAGTTTGAGCCTTAG
- a CDS encoding DUF128 domain-containing protein, which produces MPDAETQRKLIEILRILSESNGEVGARKIAEELNRRGYNLGERATRYHLRMLDERGFTKKHGYLGRVITPLGEEEMKHALVTDRLGFVSTRIEEYEFKTTFDPATDTGEAVVNICYINKSDLDRSIDTLKRVVEAGYAISPRLKVVDEGQEILENDVPEGQVALATFCSITIDGVLLKRGIPVNLKYGGLIRVKDHNAERFTEVIDYHGTSINPMNVFVSRKMTSVLKVLETGSGYVLANIREIPVNARENARQIISQLESADIHGIFSGCENMRPLLGVPIETGKCGIASYSGINPFAALTEMGIKTRIIPLSAVMNVNELKRLD; this is translated from the coding sequence ATGCCGGACGCAGAGACACAGCGGAAACTTATCGAGATCCTTCGTATCCTGAGCGAGTCGAACGGAGAGGTGGGGGCCCGCAAGATCGCCGAAGAGCTCAACCGCCGGGGATATAACCTGGGCGAGCGTGCGACCCGCTATCACCTGAGGATGCTCGACGAGCGGGGCTTCACCAAAAAGCACGGCTACCTTGGCAGGGTCATCACCCCGCTGGGCGAGGAGGAGATGAAGCACGCCCTCGTCACCGACCGCTTAGGCTTTGTCTCGACGCGCATCGAGGAGTACGAGTTCAAGACCACCTTCGACCCGGCCACGGACACGGGCGAGGCCGTGGTGAACATCTGTTACATTAACAAGTCGGACCTGGACCGCTCGATCGATACGCTCAAGCGTGTCGTAGAGGCCGGCTACGCGATCAGTCCCCGGCTCAAGGTAGTGGACGAGGGCCAGGAGATCCTGGAGAACGACGTTCCCGAGGGCCAGGTCGCTCTCGCCACGTTCTGCAGCATCACCATCGACGGAGTCCTTTTAAAGCGGGGCATACCCGTGAACCTGAAGTACGGCGGCCTCATCCGCGTTAAGGACCATAACGCTGAGCGCTTCACCGAGGTGATCGATTATCACGGCACGTCCATCAACCCCATGAACGTCTTCGTCTCGAGGAAGATGACGTCCGTGCTCAAGGTCCTTGAGACGGGCTCAGGCTACGTCCTGGCCAACATCAGGGAGATCCCGGTGAACGCCCGCGAGAATGCCCGGCAGATCATCAGCCAGCTAGAAAGCGCCGACATCCATGGCATATTCTCGGGCTGCGAGAACATGCGGCCCCTGCTTGGCGTTCCCATCGAGACGGGCAAGTGCGGCATCGCGAGCTACTCGGGCATCAACCCGTTCGCCGCCCTCACTGAGATGGGCATCAAGACGCGCATCATACCGCTCTCCGCCGTCATGAACGTAAATGAGTTGAAGAGGCTGGATTAG
- the pyrG gene encoding glutamine hydrolyzing CTP synthase, with protein MKYVVVTGGVMSGLGKGITAASTGRILKNKGYKVTAIKIDPYINIDAGTMSPFQHGEVYVLKDGGEADIDLGHYERFMDINLTSEHNITTGKIYKTVIEKERRGDYLGKTVQIIPHITNEIKERIRHIAKKSGADICLVEVGGTVGDIESMPFLEAVRQMRAEEAEEDLTLIHVTLVPIDTMDEQKTKPTQHSVKELRELGIQPDIIVARCKKPLARSTKQKIALFTDVREEAVISCHDSDDIYKVPIQLEHEGMPNVLMRHMNLPPLDDSKSWNEMVGRLVAADKSLTVAILSKYGIEDVYLSVKEALKHAGIATGAKIKIKWVESEELEKADDLSKFFTDVDGILVPGGFGTRGIEGNIKGIQYAREHNIPYLGLCLGFQLATIEFTRNVVGYKDATSSEFSTTGTHVIDFLPEQKDVKNMGGTMRLGEHKLWIKDNTLAHRLYGATKISERHRHRYEVNPDLIDEIESHGLVYSAKNDNRMEILELPSHRFFMGTQFHPEFKSRPERPSPPFLGFVQAMLDAKKPEAGKIVARNSREPLTSN; from the coding sequence GTGAAATATGTGGTCGTAACGGGCGGTGTGATGAGCGGATTGGGCAAAGGGATAACCGCTGCCTCGACGGGCAGGATCCTGAAGAACAAGGGCTACAAGGTAACGGCCATCAAGATCGACCCGTACATCAACATCGACGCCGGCACCATGAGCCCGTTCCAGCACGGCGAAGTTTACGTTTTAAAGGACGGCGGCGAGGCCGACATCGACCTGGGCCACTACGAGCGGTTCATGGACATCAACCTCACCTCCGAGCACAACATCACCACCGGGAAGATATACAAGACCGTCATCGAGAAGGAACGCCGCGGCGACTACCTGGGCAAGACGGTACAGATCATCCCCCATATCACGAATGAGATCAAGGAGCGCATACGCCATATCGCCAAAAAGAGCGGCGCCGACATCTGCCTGGTAGAGGTGGGCGGCACCGTGGGCGATATCGAAAGCATGCCCTTCCTGGAGGCGGTCCGCCAGATGCGGGCGGAGGAAGCCGAAGAAGACTTAACGCTCATTCATGTCACGCTCGTGCCCATCGATACCATGGACGAGCAGAAGACGAAGCCCACGCAGCACTCGGTCAAGGAGTTACGCGAGCTCGGCATCCAGCCGGACATCATCGTGGCCCGGTGCAAGAAGCCCCTGGCCCGGTCTACAAAGCAGAAGATCGCCCTGTTCACAGACGTGAGGGAGGAGGCCGTGATCAGTTGCCACGACTCCGACGACATTTATAAAGTGCCTATTCAGCTTGAGCACGAGGGCATGCCGAACGTGCTGATGAGGCACATGAACCTGCCGCCGCTGGACGACTCGAAGTCCTGGAACGAGATGGTCGGGCGGCTGGTAGCGGCCGATAAGAGCCTGACGGTCGCCATCCTGAGCAAGTACGGCATCGAGGACGTGTACCTGAGCGTCAAAGAGGCTCTCAAGCACGCGGGCATCGCCACCGGCGCGAAAATAAAGATCAAGTGGGTCGAGTCCGAAGAGCTGGAGAAAGCGGACGACCTCTCCAAATTCTTTACGGACGTGGACGGCATCCTGGTGCCCGGCGGCTTCGGCACAAGGGGCATCGAGGGCAACATCAAGGGCATCCAGTATGCCCGCGAGCATAATATCCCTTACCTGGGCCTCTGCCTGGGATTCCAGCTCGCGACCATCGAGTTCACGAGGAACGTCGTCGGGTACAAGGACGCCACGAGCAGCGAGTTCAGCACCACGGGCACCCACGTCATCGACTTCCTGCCCGAGCAGAAGGACGTCAAGAACATGGGCGGCACCATGAGGCTGGGCGAGCACAAGCTGTGGATCAAGGACAACACCCTGGCCCACCGGCTCTACGGCGCCACGAAGATCAGCGAGAGGCACAGGCACCGCTACGAGGTCAACCCCGACCTCATCGACGAGATCGAGAGCCACGGCTTAGTGTACTCGGCCAAGAACGATAACCGCATGGAAATATTAGAGCTGCCCTCCCACCGCTTCTTCATGGGCACGCAGTTCCACCCCGAGTTCAAGTCGAGGCCGGAGAGGCCGTCGCCGCCGTTCCTGGGGTTCGTGCAGGCGATGCTGGACGCGAAGAAGCCCGAGGCCGGCAAGATCGTGGCCCGGAACTCCCGGGAGCCGCTGACCTCCAACTGA
- the tmk gene encoding dTMP kinase has product MTRKGRLITIEGIDGTGKTTQVQLLKEWLERHGVEAVALKEPTQGKYGQEIARRAHAGSFGPRDELRLFMEDRREDVEKNIRPALESGKSVIMDRYYLSNMAYQGARGLDPERIRLENEAFSPVPDLIIILDLAPEKSMARVNTRKNVVGHFENEAYLEKVRKIFLAIGKQPNAVVINTEAPVADVHERIVDAVRDRLRLQ; this is encoded by the coding sequence ATGACCCGAAAAGGCCGACTGATCACCATCGAAGGCATCGACGGTACCGGCAAGACCACCCAGGTACAGCTCCTGAAGGAATGGCTGGAGAGACATGGCGTAGAAGCGGTCGCCCTGAAAGAGCCGACACAGGGGAAGTACGGGCAGGAGATCGCCCGCCGCGCACATGCCGGCAGCTTCGGCCCCCGGGACGAGCTCCGCCTGTTCATGGAGGACCGGAGGGAGGACGTCGAGAAGAACATACGGCCTGCCCTCGAATCGGGCAAATCCGTCATCATGGACCGCTACTACTTATCGAACATGGCGTACCAGGGCGCCCGCGGCCTTGACCCCGAGCGGATCCGCCTGGAGAACGAGGCATTCTCGCCCGTGCCCGACCTCATCATCATCCTCGACCTCGCCCCTGAAAAAAGCATGGCCCGGGTCAATACCAGAAAGAACGTGGTGGGCCACTTCGAGAACGAGGCGTACCTCGAAAAAGTCAGGAAGATCTTCTTAGCGATAGGAAAGCAGCCTAACGCTGTGGTCATCAACACCGAGGCTCCCGTAGCAGACGTCCACGAGCGCATAGTAGACGCGGTGCGGGACCGCCTCCGACTCCAATAA
- a CDS encoding GbsR/MarR family transcriptional regulator, translating to MAKSYSDIIQEREAILGTFEALFKARGLGALHGRVFGAILLAVDPVTQDEISEFTGYSVPAVSSALEELVRVGLVARQKRQESRKNYYSSRANLDEIMRMVLKTIHDDYVLVVLNRLQYSKADAEGTQDPKLSEHVEFIENYEARLRDLESYMNRLLDVPLEEKK from the coding sequence ATGGCCAAGTCTTACTCTGACATCATCCAGGAGAGGGAGGCAATACTGGGCACATTCGAGGCCCTGTTCAAGGCCCGTGGCCTGGGCGCGCTCCACGGCCGGGTCTTCGGCGCCATACTTCTGGCGGTCGATCCCGTGACCCAGGATGAGATCAGCGAGTTCACCGGGTACTCTGTGCCGGCGGTCAGCTCAGCGCTCGAAGAGCTGGTCAGGGTGGGCCTTGTAGCCAGGCAAAAGCGGCAGGAAAGCCGCAAGAACTACTACTCGAGCCGGGCTAACCTCGATGAGATCATGCGCATGGTGCTCAAGACGATCCACGACGACTACGTACTCGTGGTGCTCAATCGGCTTCAGTATTCGAAGGCCGACGCCGAGGGCACGCAGGACCCTAAATTAAGCGAGCACGTCGAGTTCATCGAGAACTACGAGGCCAGGCTCAGGGACTTAGAATCATACATGAATAGATTACTGGACGTACCACTGGAGGAGAAAAAGTGA
- a CDS encoding 4Fe-4S binding protein, with translation MITVNRYRCGYCGACVSVCPRDALDLVETYIEVDDKCSNCGICTKVCPMGALELVEDEE, from the coding sequence GTGATCACTGTAAACCGTTATCGCTGTGGCTACTGCGGGGCGTGCGTTAGCGTCTGCCCCAGGGATGCCCTGGACCTTGTCGAGACTTACATCGAAGTAGACGACAAATGCAGCAACTGCGGCATCTGCACGAAAGTTTGCCCTATGGGGGCGCTGGAGCTGGTCGAGGATGAAGAGTAA
- a CDS encoding NAD(P)/FAD-dependent oxidoreductase, translating into MKSNYDVIVVGAGPAGSIAARTAAEQGLDVLLIEKRQEIGDPVRCAEGTGKMGLSQFIEPDPRWICAEVTGARIFAPDGTCIELNEKLAGKEVGYVLERKIFDRAVAKTAARAGAEVQVKTQATSLIKENGVVCGIKGKHRGEDFEARAKVVVGADGIESKVGKWAGINTTLKPKDIETCAQFLVTDIDIRADSCDFYMGNLRAPGGYVWIFPKGKREANVGLGMLGSRFTGKHPIDYLHEFMAWKFPEGKIIETVVGAVPASGMLKQLSTSGLVLVGDAGRVSDPITGGGIYNGMVSGRIAGNVLADAIKANDLSVKKLQRYDREVREALGKQLDRNYKAKEFVVKAEDSLMNSVARSLHGVNFEEMSVPKLLKEIITRNPSMFLELAGLF; encoded by the coding sequence ATGAAGAGTAACTACGACGTCATAGTGGTCGGCGCCGGCCCGGCGGGCTCCATCGCGGCGAGGACGGCCGCGGAGCAGGGGCTGGACGTTCTATTAATAGAGAAGCGCCAGGAGATCGGCGACCCGGTAAGGTGTGCCGAAGGCACGGGCAAGATGGGGCTCTCCCAGTTCATCGAGCCCGATCCGAGGTGGATCTGCGCCGAGGTCACCGGCGCCCGGATATTCGCCCCGGACGGGACCTGCATAGAGCTTAACGAGAAGCTGGCCGGCAAGGAAGTCGGCTACGTCCTCGAGAGAAAGATCTTCGACCGCGCCGTCGCGAAAACGGCCGCCAGGGCCGGCGCCGAAGTGCAGGTCAAGACCCAGGCCACCTCCCTCATCAAGGAGAACGGCGTCGTCTGCGGCATCAAGGGCAAGCACCGCGGCGAGGACTTCGAGGCCAGGGCGAAGGTCGTCGTAGGCGCCGACGGCATCGAGTCAAAGGTCGGCAAGTGGGCGGGAATAAACACCACCCTCAAGCCGAAGGACATCGAGACCTGCGCGCAGTTCCTGGTCACCGACATCGACATCAGGGCCGACAGCTGTGACTTCTACATGGGCAACCTGCGGGCTCCCGGAGGGTACGTCTGGATCTTCCCCAAGGGGAAGCGCGAGGCGAACGTGGGCCTGGGAATGCTGGGAAGCCGGTTCACGGGCAAGCACCCGATCGACTACCTCCACGAGTTCATGGCCTGGAAGTTCCCCGAAGGCAAGATCATCGAGACCGTCGTCGGCGCCGTGCCGGCGAGCGGCATGCTCAAGCAGCTTTCCACGAGCGGGCTGGTGCTGGTCGGCGATGCCGGGAGGGTGTCCGACCCGATCACGGGCGGCGGCATCTATAACGGCATGGTCAGCGGCCGCATTGCGGGCAACGTCCTCGCCGACGCCATCAAGGCGAACGACCTGTCCGTTAAAAAGCTGCAGCGCTACGACCGCGAGGTAAGGGAAGCGCTGGGCAAGCAGCTCGACAGGAACTATAAGGCGAAGGAGTTCGTCGTCAAGGCGGAGGACAGCCTGATGAACTCGGTCGCCCGGTCCCTGCATGGCGTCAACTTCGAGGAGATGTCCGTGCCGAAGCTCCTGAAGGAGATCATCACCCGTAACCCCTCGATGTTCCTCGAGCTGGCAGGCCTCTTCTGA
- a CDS encoding transcriptional regulator TbsP domain-containing protein: MKLNDIVASMSGYLSEQTIVDFIMYSKAFDDTRYSVLKTKAVDKVSIALLAAAKNSELFYDVVQWGEDTGVASKATFSRRKDFLVNLNVLFEESVKTPFGRPKIRLKLNDCKLKECFGIPA; this comes from the coding sequence ATGAAATTAAATGATATAGTCGCATCAATGTCAGGGTACCTATCAGAACAGACCATCGTGGACTTTATCATGTACAGCAAGGCCTTCGACGACACACGCTACTCCGTGCTCAAGACAAAGGCCGTCGACAAGGTATCCATCGCATTGCTTGCGGCTGCGAAAAACAGCGAGCTTTTCTATGACGTCGTCCAGTGGGGAGAGGACACCGGCGTAGCCTCCAAGGCCACTTTCTCGCGCAGGAAAGATTTTCTCGTAAACTTGAATGTCCTGTTCGAGGAGAGCGTCAAGACGCCCTTTGGCCGGCCCAAGATCCGGCTCAAGCTGAACGATTGTAAGCTCAAAGAGTGTTTCGGCATACCGGCCTGA
- a CDS encoding FumA C-terminus/TtdB family hydratase beta subunit has product MEYHLTTPLSKEPLKALRAGDVVYITGEFITARDKAHARMAEYFKGHRQLPFKLEGAAIFHGAPIVKKEGEEWKIVAIGPTTSARMNDLEPAVIGHGAAAIIGKGGMGPDVLAALRDNGAVYLSMTGGTAVLGARMVKKVLGLIWEDLGMSEAVWLLEVENFGPLTVTMDAHMGDLYEAVRRRASENIKDMRL; this is encoded by the coding sequence ATGGAATATCACCTCACCACGCCTCTCTCGAAAGAGCCCCTCAAAGCTCTAAGGGCCGGAGACGTAGTCTATATTACTGGCGAATTTATCACGGCCAGGGACAAGGCGCACGCCCGGATGGCCGAGTATTTCAAAGGGCACCGGCAGCTTCCCTTTAAGCTGGAGGGAGCGGCGATCTTCCACGGCGCCCCCATCGTGAAGAAGGAGGGCGAGGAATGGAAGATCGTGGCAATCGGCCCCACGACCAGCGCGCGCATGAACGACCTGGAGCCCGCCGTCATAGGGCACGGCGCGGCCGCCATCATCGGCAAGGGCGGCATGGGCCCGGACGTACTGGCCGCGCTCCGTGACAACGGCGCCGTGTATCTCTCTATGACGGGAGGGACGGCGGTGCTGGGCGCACGCATGGTGAAAAAGGTGCTCGGCCTCATCTGGGAGGACCTGGGCATGTCGGAGGCCGTGTGGCTGCTCGAGGTGGAGAATTTCGGCCCTCTCACGGTGACCATGGACGCGCACATGGGCGACCTGTACGAGGCGGTCAGGCGCAGGGCCTCGGAAAATATTAAGGATATGCGCCTCTAA
- a CDS encoding fumarate hydratase, translating to MEDRLIEETAIALLRRSVAVLPPDVLAALEGSLLLERDPTAKRELERIIANVKEAGACTLPMCQDTGLPVFFAKMGFAVPGFEEAVARGVRRATEEIPLRKNAVHPITRRNTGDNTGKGMPYIYYSFEASDHIDLTVMPKGGGSENMSALAMLNPSAGIAGIKRFVLETVVNAGSKPCPPVIVGVGIGGTADECMALAKKAVLRPVGSRSPEPEVARLEMELLYAINRTGIGPMGLGGDTTALAVHIEYAYCHTASLPVAVSFQCYAARRAHARIYKDGSVEMGGE from the coding sequence ATGGAAGACAGGCTCATCGAGGAAACGGCAATTGCGCTGCTCAGGCGCTCCGTGGCCGTGCTCCCGCCCGACGTGCTGGCCGCGCTGGAGGGGTCGCTGCTTTTAGAGAGGGACCCTACTGCAAAGAGGGAGCTGGAGAGGATCATCGCCAACGTGAAGGAGGCGGGCGCGTGCACGCTGCCCATGTGCCAGGACACCGGGCTGCCGGTCTTTTTCGCTAAGATGGGCTTCGCCGTGCCGGGCTTCGAGGAGGCCGTCGCCCGCGGGGTCAGACGGGCCACCGAAGAGATACCACTTCGTAAGAATGCGGTCCACCCGATCACCCGCCGGAATACGGGCGATAACACGGGCAAAGGAATGCCCTATATATATTATTCATTCGAGGCCTCGGACCATATCGACCTCACGGTGATGCCCAAGGGCGGAGGCTCCGAGAACATGAGCGCGCTTGCGATGCTCAACCCGTCCGCGGGGATCGCGGGCATCAAGCGGTTCGTCCTGGAAACGGTGGTCAACGCGGGGAGCAAGCCGTGCCCGCCGGTCATCGTGGGCGTGGGCATCGGCGGCACTGCTGACGAGTGCATGGCGCTGGCGAAAAAGGCGGTGTTGAGGCCCGTCGGCTCCAGGAGCCCGGAGCCGGAGGTCGCCAGGCTCGAGATGGAGCTGCTGTACGCGATCAATCGTACGGGTATCGGCCCGATGGGCCTGGGCGGGGATACGACGGCGCTTGCCGTACATATCGAGTACGCGTACTGCCATACGGCCAGCCTGCCCGTGGCCGTCAGCTTCCAGTGCTACGCGGCCAGGAGGGCACACGCACGCATTTATAAGGACGGCAGCGTCGAGATGGGGGGCGAGTGA
- a CDS encoding AI-2E family transporter has protein sequence MSLTVGGLLDELNKNRFLLAAILLAAVVALLSAYYVLPLADGIIFGVFFFFVTRPIKIFLDRYTKYSPYIATFCILLPLIAIIAYGVVSVLGEAEWVFQHSGELGDMIIGTIEGLGLPFDVNAGLDTGLKGLYDYTITFLKSLPIGRTFSGIISLAMNALVSLFVCFYLLKDGGSFTAIVREVVPARHKPALDMFLTEADRILSGIFTGTFYTALYIAVGALVLFVIFGIPYKALLTAFVFIAAMVPILSGMMVFIPVAIYLYMFRSPIIGLLFLGLAVVFIYLPPDYVIRPYIINRASNLHPLLIILAFIGGGVAGGLSGFFAAPMAIGLATALYRTYKKTKGNDEDIH, from the coding sequence ATGTCATTGACCGTCGGCGGCCTGCTCGATGAGCTGAACAAGAACCGGTTTTTGCTGGCAGCCATACTGCTGGCGGCCGTGGTGGCCCTGCTGTCCGCGTACTACGTACTGCCCCTGGCCGATGGCATCATCTTCGGGGTCTTCTTTTTCTTCGTCACGCGGCCTATCAAGATCTTTCTCGACCGGTACACGAAATATTCGCCTTACATCGCGACCTTCTGCATCCTGCTGCCGCTGATCGCTATCATCGCCTACGGCGTCGTCAGTGTGCTGGGCGAGGCAGAGTGGGTCTTCCAGCATAGCGGCGAGCTGGGAGACATGATCATCGGGACTATAGAGGGCCTCGGCCTTCCCTTCGATGTGAACGCCGGCCTCGATACCGGGCTTAAAGGCCTGTACGATTACACGATAACTTTCCTGAAGTCCCTGCCGATAGGAAGAACCTTTTCCGGCATCATATCCCTGGCCATGAACGCCCTCGTATCGCTGTTCGTCTGCTTCTATCTATTGAAGGACGGCGGCTCGTTCACCGCGATCGTCAGGGAAGTCGTGCCCGCCAGGCACAAGCCGGCCCTGGACATGTTCCTGACGGAGGCGGACAGGATCCTGTCGGGCATATTCACGGGCACCTTCTACACGGCTCTATACATAGCCGTGGGCGCGCTCGTCCTGTTCGTTATTTTCGGCATCCCCTACAAGGCCCTGCTGACCGCGTTCGTGTTCATCGCGGCCATGGTGCCCATACTTTCGGGCATGATGGTCTTCATCCCGGTCGCCATTTATCTCTATATGTTCAGAAGCCCGATCATCGGCTTGCTCTTCCTGGGCCTTGCAGTCGTCTTCATTTATTTGCCGCCCGATTACGTCATCCGGCCATATATTATAAATAGGGCGTCGAACCTGCACCCTCTGTTGATCATTCTGGCGTTCATCGGCGGCGGCGTCGCCGGAGGGCTGTCGGGCTTCTTCGCGGCCCCCATGGCCATAGGGCTCGCCACCGCCCTCTACCGGACGTACAAAAAAACGAAGGGCAACGATGAAGATATACATTGA
- a CDS encoding tRNA (N(6)-L-threonylcarbamoyladenosine(37)-C(2))-methylthiotransferase, with protein sequence MKIYIETHGCTANASDSQAIRNSVLASGGEVVGTPEEADTVVVNTCAVTEFTSKSMLKAIKKYSGKRVVVAGCMAAAQPYLLKGIRNIQIAEAPGAEAVARMLGIMPAAGRPFIKGTSAVVSIAEGCRGHCSYCIVRLVRGPLRSAPVEEVVHSIKTALRMGAREILLTAQDTGAYGLDAGERLPALMKEILSIEGDYRIRLGMMNPFSIADILGDMARIFNDPRVYRFAHIPVQSGSDRILGLMERPYTESQYRDIVARLRQEVPGITLSTDYIVGFPTETDEDFALTMDDLRSTRPLKVNITRFSPRPGTPAACMENLPFRIKKERSRALTQLHHGITSEYMRDSAGRRLSVLVTEEGKPGTSVARDDCYHMVVIPEEISPGTRLDVKICGASTTYMVGKPIDK encoded by the coding sequence ATGAAGATATACATTGAGACGCACGGCTGTACCGCGAACGCCAGCGATTCCCAGGCGATCAGGAACTCGGTCCTGGCCTCCGGGGGCGAGGTCGTGGGAACGCCCGAAGAGGCGGACACGGTCGTCGTCAATACCTGCGCGGTCACGGAGTTCACCTCGAAGAGCATGCTGAAGGCGATAAAAAAATACAGCGGCAAGAGGGTCGTCGTCGCCGGGTGCATGGCCGCAGCGCAACCCTACCTTCTTAAGGGTATTCGGAATATCCAGATAGCGGAGGCGCCGGGGGCAGAAGCCGTTGCCCGGATGCTGGGTATAATGCCGGCGGCCGGGAGGCCGTTCATCAAGGGCACCTCTGCCGTCGTCTCCATCGCAGAAGGGTGCCGGGGCCATTGCTCCTACTGTATCGTGCGGCTCGTCAGGGGCCCGCTGCGCAGCGCCCCGGTCGAAGAGGTAGTCCATTCGATAAAAACGGCCCTGCGCATGGGCGCGAGGGAGATACTCTTAACGGCGCAGGACACGGGCGCCTACGGCCTCGATGCCGGCGAGAGGCTGCCCGCCCTGATGAAAGAGATACTCAGCATCGAGGGCGACTACCGCATTCGCCTCGGCATGATGAACCCGTTCTCCATCGCCGACATCCTGGGCGACATGGCCCGGATTTTCAATGACCCCAGAGTATACAGGTTCGCCCATATCCCCGTCCAGTCGGGCTCGGACAGGATATTGGGGCTCATGGAGAGGCCGTACACGGAAAGCCAGTACCGGGACATAGTCGCCCGGCTCAGGCAGGAGGTGCCGGGCATCACGCTGTCCACCGACTACATCGTAGGGTTCCCCACGGAGACCGATGAGGACTTCGCCCTGACCATGGACGACCTGCGGTCCACAAGGCCCCTCAAGGTGAACATCACCCGCTTCTCCCCGCGGCCGGGCACCCCCGCGGCGTGCATGGAAAACTTGCCATTCCGGATAAAAAAGGAGCGCTCGAGGGCTCTCACTCAGCTTCACCACGGGATCACGTCGGAATACATGCGTGATTCGGCCGGTCGGCGCCTCAGCGTGCTCGTGACCGAGGAAGGAAAGCCAGGCACCTCGGTCGCGCGGGACGATTGTTATCATATGGTCGTGATACCGGAGGAGATCTCTCCGGGCACCCGCCTTGACGTGAAAATTTGCGGCGCGAGCACTACCTATATGGTCGGCAAACCAATTGATAAATAA